The Haemophilus parainfluenzae genome window below encodes:
- the frdD gene encoding fumarate reductase subunit FrdD, with protein sequence MVEQNPKRSGEPPVWLMFGAGGTVSAIFFPVVILILGLLLPFGLIDPHNLITFAYSWIGKLVILVLTIFPMWCGLHRIHHAMHDLKIHVPAGGFIFYGLAMIYTIWVLFAVLGL encoded by the coding sequence ATGGTCGAACAAAATCCAAAACGCTCTGGTGAACCACCAGTATGGTTGATGTTTGGTGCTGGCGGAACTGTCAGTGCGATTTTCTTCCCAGTGGTAATCTTAATCCTTGGTTTATTGTTACCATTTGGATTAATTGATCCACATAACTTAATTACATTCGCTTATTCTTGGATCGGAAAATTAGTTATCTTAGTTTTAACCATTTTCCCAATGTGGTGTGGTTTACACCGTATCCATCATGCGATGCACGATCTTAAGATTCACGTGCCAGCAGGCGGATTTATCTTTTACGGTTTGGCAATGATTTACACAATTTGGGTGTTATTTGCTGTATTAGGTTTGTAA
- a CDS encoding succinate dehydrogenase/fumarate reductase iron-sulfur subunit — MANSPVMTVEVLRYNPENAQEPHLSSYQVPYDNQTSLLDALGYIKDKLEPSLSYRWSCRMAICGSCGMMVNNKPKLACKTFLRDYSGHMRIEPLANFPIERDLVVDLSHFIESLEAIKPYIIGNEAPALDGKPHPSKELQVSRTKQTPAQLEKYRQFSMCINCGLCYAACPQFGLNPEFLGPAAITMAHRYNLDNRDHGKAQRMPLLNGKNGVWSCTFVGYCSEVCPKHVDPASAINQGKVESAKDYVISMLKPKG; from the coding sequence ATGGCTAATTCACCGGTAATGACTGTAGAAGTATTACGCTACAACCCAGAAAACGCTCAAGAGCCACATTTAAGCTCTTATCAAGTACCTTATGATAACCAAACCTCTCTTTTAGATGCGTTGGGTTACATTAAAGATAAACTTGAACCGTCTCTTTCTTATCGTTGGTCTTGCCGTATGGCGATCTGCGGTTCTTGTGGGATGATGGTCAATAACAAACCAAAATTGGCTTGTAAAACGTTCTTACGTGATTACAGTGGCCACATGCGTATTGAACCATTAGCAAACTTCCCTATTGAACGCGACTTAGTGGTTGATTTAAGCCACTTTATCGAAAGTTTAGAGGCAATTAAACCTTATATTATTGGCAACGAAGCGCCAGCATTAGATGGCAAACCACATCCATCGAAAGAATTGCAAGTAAGCCGTACTAAACAAACGCCGGCACAGCTTGAAAAATATCGTCAATTCTCAATGTGTATCAACTGTGGCTTATGCTATGCCGCTTGTCCGCAATTTGGTTTAAACCCTGAATTCTTAGGCCCTGCAGCGATTACAATGGCGCACCGTTACAACCTTGATAACCGTGACCATGGTAAAGCACAACGTATGCCATTATTAAATGGTAAAAACGGTGTTTGGAGCTGTACTTTCGTTGGTTATTGTTCTGAAGTGTGTCCAAAACACGTGGATCCAGCTTCAGCAATCAACCAAGGCAAAGTGGAAAGTGCCAAAGATTATGTTATCTCAATGCTAAAACCAAAAGGCTAA
- the frdC gene encoding fumarate reductase subunit FrdC, with amino-acid sequence MSVTVSKRKKYVRPMMATWWQKLDFYKAYMVREATSIFAVWFCIVLLYGVLCLASNPVPGLGIVDFIGFLRNPIVVFLNIITLIATLYHTATYFVMTPKVMNIIVKNERLPHHVLRNALWVVTAVVSVVALILVYM; translated from the coding sequence ATGTCAGTAACAGTAAGTAAACGCAAAAAATATGTTCGCCCAATGATGGCTACTTGGTGGCAAAAATTGGATTTCTACAAAGCTTATATGGTGCGTGAAGCAACCTCTATCTTTGCTGTATGGTTCTGTATCGTATTGCTTTATGGCGTACTTTGCCTTGCAAGCAATCCTGTACCTGGCTTAGGTATTGTTGATTTCATTGGCTTCTTAAGAAATCCAATTGTGGTGTTCTTAAATATCATCACATTAATTGCGACCTTATATCACACTGCAACTTATTTCGTGATGACCCCAAAAGTGATGAACATCATTGTTAAAAATGAGCGTTTACCACATCACGTGTTAAGAAATGCACTTTGGGTAGTTACAGCTGTGGTTAGTGTTGTCGCATTAATTTTAGTTTATATGTAG
- a CDS encoding porin yields the protein MKKTLAALIVSAVAASAANAAVVYDNEGTKVELNGSLRLIMEKADKKVYDAANHSSKKANSALRNAGSRFGITVKHNLDNDFYALGRVEFRFDDTTSRDKFGGVYAKRAYVGLGSKAIGELKFGRQLTIADDLSQANDYEYGFIPKEEYIPTAGTGVVRYDYKGIEGLQLSANYNFGQKNNEKGKLLDTPIKNAYAVGALYTAGDLDARFAYGHTNFETGATYKHRVDGFLASLGYKFGDFTLTGDFGYGHEKENDAKTNKFYVSPGFAYQVTPASQVYGNYLYERVKGEADKDKTHGFLLGADYKLHKQVVVFLEGKYVTTKSYTNDTYTGKVKDRAIGVGMRVFF from the coding sequence ATGAAAAAGACACTAGCAGCATTAATCGTTTCTGCAGTTGCCGCTTCAGCAGCAAACGCAGCAGTAGTTTATGATAACGAAGGTACTAAAGTTGAATTAAACGGTTCTCTTCGTTTAATTATGGAAAAAGCGGATAAAAAAGTGTACGACGCCGCTAACCACTCAAGCAAAAAAGCTAACTCTGCTTTACGTAATGCAGGTTCACGTTTCGGCATCACTGTAAAACATAACTTAGATAACGATTTCTATGCATTAGGTCGTGTAGAGTTCCGTTTTGATGATACAACTTCTCGTGATAAATTCGGTGGTGTCTATGCTAAACGCGCTTATGTAGGTTTAGGTAGCAAAGCAATCGGCGAGCTCAAATTCGGTCGTCAATTAACTATCGCGGATGATTTGAGTCAAGCAAATGACTATGAATATGGCTTTATTCCAAAAGAAGAATATATCCCAACTGCGGGTACGGGAGTAGTTCGTTATGACTATAAAGGTATTGAAGGTTTACAATTAAGTGCAAACTATAACTTTGGTCAAAAAAATAATGAAAAAGGCAAATTGCTTGATACACCTATCAAAAATGCTTACGCTGTAGGTGCATTATATACAGCAGGTGATTTAGATGCGCGTTTCGCTTATGGTCACACTAACTTTGAAACTGGTGCAACATATAAACACCGTGTAGATGGTTTCTTAGCATCATTAGGCTATAAATTTGGCGATTTCACATTAACTGGTGACTTCGGTTATGGCCATGAAAAAGAAAATGATGCAAAAACAAACAAATTCTATGTCTCTCCTGGTTTCGCATATCAAGTAACTCCAGCATCTCAAGTATATGGTAACTACCTATATGAACGCGTGAAAGGCGAAGCTGATAAAGATAAAACTCACGGTTTCTTACTTGGTGCAGACTACAAACTTCATAAACAAGTCGTAGTGTTCTTAGAAGGTAAATACGTAACAACTAAATCTTACACTAATGATACTTATACTGGTAAAGTTAAAGACAGAGCTATCGGTGTAGGTATGCGTGTATTCTTCTAA
- the epmA gene encoding elongation factor P--(R)-beta-lysine ligase, whose translation MTALSDKKTEWQPSASIKNLLVRAKIIAEIRQFFTERGLLEVETPVLSEFGVTDLHLSTFNTEFVAPFDELSKTLWLSTSPEYHMKRLLAAGSGPIFQIGKVFRNEEAGNRHNPEFTMLEWYRPHFDMYRLINEVDDLLQQILDCKPAETLSYQFVFQEYVGLDPLSATRQELVEAARKHNFMADEDEDRDTLLQFLFSEVVEPKIGQEVPVAVYHFPSSQAALAQLSPEDSRVAERFEFYYKGLELANGFYELTDAREQQHRFEQDNRLREKAGLPRREIDHRLLAALQAGIPNTSGVALGVDRLIMIALGAESIKEVISFSVECA comes from the coding sequence ATGACCGCACTTAGCGATAAAAAAACAGAATGGCAACCCTCCGCCTCAATTAAAAATTTATTGGTGCGTGCCAAAATCATAGCTGAAATTCGCCAGTTCTTTACTGAACGTGGATTATTAGAAGTTGAAACCCCTGTTTTAAGTGAGTTTGGCGTAACGGATCTTCACCTTTCTACCTTTAATACAGAATTTGTTGCCCCTTTTGATGAGCTGTCGAAAACGCTCTGGCTTTCTACCAGCCCGGAATATCACATGAAGCGTTTATTGGCGGCAGGCAGTGGACCGATTTTTCAAATTGGTAAAGTGTTTCGTAATGAAGAAGCAGGCAATCGCCATAATCCCGAATTCACCATGCTTGAGTGGTATCGACCGCACTTTGATATGTATCGTCTGATAAATGAAGTGGATGATTTGCTGCAACAGATCCTCGATTGTAAACCGGCAGAAACCTTAAGTTACCAATTTGTCTTTCAAGAATATGTAGGATTAGATCCATTATCAGCGACTCGTCAAGAATTAGTAGAGGCTGCACGCAAACACAATTTTATGGCAGATGAAGATGAAGATCGTGATACTTTACTACAATTTTTATTCAGTGAAGTGGTAGAGCCTAAAATCGGACAAGAAGTGCCTGTTGCCGTTTATCATTTCCCTTCTTCCCAAGCCGCGCTTGCACAACTTAGCCCAGAAGATAGCCGAGTGGCAGAACGTTTTGAGTTCTATTATAAAGGCTTAGAGTTAGCCAACGGTTTCTATGAGCTCACCGATGCGCGTGAACAGCAACACCGCTTTGAGCAAGACAACCGACTACGCGAAAAAGCAGGCTTGCCACGACGTGAAATTGATCATCGTTTACTGGCAGCATTGCAAGCAGGAATTCCGAATACATCAGGTGTCGCTTTAGGTGTGGACCGTCTAATTATGATTGCATTAGGCGCTGAAAGTATTAAAGAAGTGATTTCATTTTCGGTGGAATGTGCTTAG
- the frdA gene encoding fumarate reductase (quinol) flavoprotein subunit: MQTVNVDIAIVGAGGGGLRAAIAAAEANPNLKIALVSKVYPMRSHTVAAEGGAAAVIKEEDSYDKHFHDTVAGGDWLCEQDVVEYFVEHSPVEMTQLERWGCPWSRKADGDVNVRRFGGMKIERTWFAADKTGFHLLHTLFQTSIQYPQIQRFDEHFVLDILVDDGHARGMVAMNMMEGTLVQINANAVVIATGGGCRAFKFNTNGGIVTGDGLSMAYRHGVPLRDMEFVQYHPTGLPNTGILMTEGCRGEGGILVNKNGYRYLQDYGLGPETPIGKPENKYMELGPRDKVSQAFWQEWKKGNTLKTAKGVDVVHLDLRHLGEKYLHERLPFICELASAYEGVNPVNEPIPVRPVVHYTMGGIEVDFNSETRIKGLFAVGECASSGLHGANRLGSNSLAELVVLGRVAGEYAAQRAAEAQPANRAAVDAQAQDVVARLEALYNQEGNESWSEIRDEMGTVMEEGCGIYRDQASMQKAVDKIAELKERYKRIRVADRSSVFNTDVLYTVELGYILDVAQSIANSAIERKESRGAHQRLDYTERDDVNYLKHTLAYYNGDDAPRIEYSPVKITKSQPAKRVYGAEAEAAEAAAKAKEQANG, encoded by the coding sequence GTGCAAACGGTTAATGTCGATATTGCTATTGTTGGTGCCGGTGGCGGCGGTTTACGTGCAGCAATTGCAGCAGCAGAAGCAAACCCTAACTTAAAGATCGCATTAGTTTCTAAGGTTTATCCTATGCGTAGCCATACGGTTGCAGCAGAAGGTGGTGCGGCCGCAGTAATTAAAGAGGAAGATTCCTACGATAAACACTTCCACGATACCGTTGCCGGTGGTGACTGGTTATGTGAACAAGATGTGGTGGAATACTTCGTTGAACATTCTCCAGTGGAAATGACTCAACTTGAACGTTGGGGTTGCCCTTGGAGCCGTAAAGCAGATGGCGATGTGAACGTGCGTCGTTTCGGTGGGATGAAAATCGAACGTACTTGGTTCGCGGCAGACAAAACCGGTTTCCACTTATTACATACTCTTTTCCAAACATCCATTCAATATCCACAAATTCAGCGTTTTGACGAGCACTTCGTTTTAGACATCTTAGTTGATGATGGCCATGCCCGCGGTATGGTAGCGATGAATATGATGGAAGGCACACTTGTTCAAATCAACGCAAATGCGGTTGTGATTGCAACTGGTGGTGGTTGTCGTGCATTTAAATTCAACACCAACGGCGGTATCGTAACTGGTGATGGTTTATCAATGGCATATCGTCACGGTGTTCCTCTTCGTGATATGGAATTCGTCCAATATCACCCAACCGGCTTACCAAACACCGGTATCTTAATGACTGAAGGTTGTCGTGGTGAAGGCGGTATCTTAGTGAATAAAAACGGCTACCGTTATTTACAAGATTATGGTCTAGGCCCTGAAACCCCAATCGGTAAACCTGAAAACAAATATATGGAACTTGGTCCACGTGATAAAGTTTCACAAGCTTTCTGGCAAGAATGGAAAAAAGGCAACACCTTAAAAACAGCAAAAGGTGTTGATGTGGTTCACCTTGACTTACGTCACTTAGGTGAAAAATATTTACATGAACGTCTTCCATTCATTTGTGAATTAGCAAGTGCTTATGAAGGTGTAAACCCAGTTAATGAACCAATTCCTGTTCGCCCGGTTGTTCACTACACCATGGGTGGTATCGAAGTGGATTTCAACAGCGAAACTCGCATTAAAGGTTTATTTGCTGTGGGTGAATGTGCGTCTTCTGGCTTACATGGTGCAAACCGTTTAGGTTCTAACTCGCTTGCAGAATTAGTGGTTTTAGGCCGTGTTGCAGGTGAATATGCCGCACAACGTGCAGCAGAAGCACAACCTGCAAACCGTGCAGCAGTTGATGCACAAGCTCAAGATGTTGTGGCTCGCCTTGAAGCACTTTATAACCAAGAAGGTAATGAGTCTTGGTCTGAAATCCGTGACGAAATGGGTACTGTGATGGAAGAAGGTTGTGGTATCTACCGTGACCAAGCAAGCATGCAAAAAGCAGTAGATAAAATTGCTGAGCTTAAAGAACGTTATAAACGTATTCGTGTTGCAGACCGTTCAAGCGTATTCAATACCGATGTGCTTTACACTGTAGAATTAGGTTACATCCTTGATGTGGCACAATCTATTGCCAACTCTGCAATTGAACGTAAAGAGTCTCGTGGTGCACACCAACGCTTAGACTACACTGAACGTGATGATGTGAATTATTTAAAACACACCCTTGCTTACTACAATGGCGATGATGCACCGCGTATTGAATACAGTCCGGTGAAAATCACTAAATCTCAACCAGCAAAACGTGTTTATGGTGCGGAAGCAGAAGCGGCAGAAGCGGCTGCGAAAGCTAAGGAGCAAGCAAATGGCTAA